One segment of Trachemys scripta elegans isolate TJP31775 chromosome 1, CAS_Tse_1.0, whole genome shotgun sequence DNA contains the following:
- the UBASH3A gene encoding ubiquitin-associated and SH3 domain-containing protein A isoform X2: MAVAETQLYSKVLNKVKNRSTCALLESLLSMGFPAHIAQKALAATGHKTADEASKWLHSHCNDPSLDDPIPQEYALYLCPTGPLHDKLQEFWNESKNQCARNKAHEIFPHITLCDFFTCEDRKVEFLHEALKKVGDRFLNLFPPAISLSLHSSVSYLGFFINDAHANVIKEFAVAFATEASILADCRVKPCTKQLHLTLAHKFYPHHQKTLEQLAKSISPGQSCQWTAALYSRDMRFVNYQILQALFQYKPQNIDELMLNTGDLIYVDRSQQSDVSDGWVIGTSHRTGCRGFLPENYTEKANESDTWVKHREYTFTPASGLLPKNENEPRRKLNGEVHIPVMTKSVTQTLAFQLSQAIALRRGLLVMRHGERVDHVFGKSWIQQCLTADGKYHRADLNFPASLPKRRDGIKHFEYDPPLSCCGVFQSRLVGEALLKKQEAVSCVYCSPALRCIQTAQHVLEGLKLEQKIKIRVEPGLFEWTKWEANKIIPSFMALTELTEATYNIDPSYRLQATWGRDCFHT; encoded by the exons GCAAAAAGCTTTGGCTGCTACTGGACACAAGACAGCAGACGAGGCTTCAAAGTG GTTGCACTCTCATTGTAATGATCCTTCTTTGGATGATCCAATCCCTCAGGAATATGCTCTCTATTTATGCCCAACTGGACCGTTGCATGACAAACTGCAGGAATTTTGGAACGAGAGCAAGAACCAATGTGCAAGAAACAAAGCCCATGAGATTTTCCCACACATAACTCTTTGTGATTTCTTTACG TGTGAAGATCGGAAAGTGGAATTCTTGCATGAAGCCCTAAAGAAAGTTGGTGACAGGTTTTTAAATTTGTTCCCACCTGCCATTTCTCTATCACTACATTCATCTGTCAGCTACCTTGGTTTCTTCATTAATGATGCCCATGCAAATGTCATCAAAGAGTTTGCTGTGGCTTTTGCTACTGAGGCTTCGATCTTGGCAG ATTGCCGCGTGAAACCCTGCACAAAGCAGCTGCACCTTACCCTGGCTCATAAGTTTTATCCTCACCATCAAAAGACTTTGGAACAATTGGCCAAATCTATCAGCCCGGGACAGAGCTGCCAGTGGACAGCTGCTCTGTATTCTAGAGATATGCGCTTTGTAAATTACCAG ATCTTGCAAGCACTCTTCCAATACAAGCCTCAGAACATTGATGAGCTAATGCTGAATACTGGAGATTTGATATATGTTGACCGATCACAACAATCCGATGTTAGTGATGGCTGGGTGATTGGTACCTCGCACCGGACTGGCTGCAGAGGATTTCTTCCTGAAAATTACACAGAAAAAGCCAATGAGTCAGATACTTGGGTTAAACACAG AGAATACACTTTCACTCCAGCTTCAGGACTGCTCCCCAAGAATGAAAATGAACCTAGACGTAAACTGAATGGTGAAGTCCATATCCCAGTAATGACAAAGAGTGTAACCCAAACACTTGCTTTCCAG CTTTCTCAGGCTATTGCTCTCAGAAGAGGCCTGTTGGTGATGCGCCATGGGGAGAGAGTGGATCATGTTTTTGGGAAGTCCTGGATTCAGCAATGCTTAACTGCAGATG gaAAATACCACAGAGCAGATCTGAATTTCCCTGCCAGTCTGCCAAAACGAAGAGATGGCATCAAACATTTTGAATATGATCCTCCTTTATcatgctgtggtgttttccagTCTAGACTTGTAG GAGAAGCTCTGCTGAAGAAACAAGAGGCAGTTAGCTGTGTATACTGTTCCCCTGCACTCCGCTGCATACAGACAGCTCAACACGTGCTAGAAG GGCTTAAATtagaacaaaaaattaaaatcaggGTAGAACCTGGACTCTTTGAATGGACCAAATGGGAGGCCAACAAAATAATTCCCTCCTTTATGGCACTGACAGAACTGACAGAGGCTACTTACAATATAGATCCCAGTTACAG attgcaagctacttggggcagggactgcttcCACACATAG
- the UBASH3A gene encoding ubiquitin-associated and SH3 domain-containing protein A isoform X1 produces MAVAETQLYSKVLNKVKNRSTCALLESLLSMGFPAHIAQKALAATGHKTADEASKWLHSHCNDPSLDDPIPQEYALYLCPTGPLHDKLQEFWNESKNQCARNKAHEIFPHITLCDFFTCEDRKVEFLHEALKKVGDRFLNLFPPAISLSLHSSVSYLGFFINDAHANVIKEFAVAFATEASILADCRVKPCTKQLHLTLAHKFYPHHQKTLEQLAKSISPGQSCQWTAALYSRDMRFVNYQILQALFQYKPQNIDELMLNTGDLIYVDRSQQSDVSDGWVIGTSHRTGCRGFLPENYTEKANESDTWVKHREYTFTPASGLLPKNENEPRRKLNGEVHIPVMTKSVTQTLAFQLSQAIALRRGLLVMRHGERVDHVFGKSWIQQCLTADGKYHRADLNFPASLPKRRDGIKHFEYDPPLSCCGVFQSRLVGEALLKKQEAVSCVYCSPALRCIQTAQHVLEGLKLEQKIKIRVEPGLFEWTKWEANKIIPSFMALTELTEATYNIDPSYRCTFPLSSLVPSESYEEYVSRCSAVIKQILSDCTSNGIILIVGHGSSLDSFTRPVLGLPARDSNDFASLVRKIPSLGMCFCEELKEENRWQMINPPVKTLTHGSNAAFNWRNGILDS; encoded by the exons GCAAAAAGCTTTGGCTGCTACTGGACACAAGACAGCAGACGAGGCTTCAAAGTG GTTGCACTCTCATTGTAATGATCCTTCTTTGGATGATCCAATCCCTCAGGAATATGCTCTCTATTTATGCCCAACTGGACCGTTGCATGACAAACTGCAGGAATTTTGGAACGAGAGCAAGAACCAATGTGCAAGAAACAAAGCCCATGAGATTTTCCCACACATAACTCTTTGTGATTTCTTTACG TGTGAAGATCGGAAAGTGGAATTCTTGCATGAAGCCCTAAAGAAAGTTGGTGACAGGTTTTTAAATTTGTTCCCACCTGCCATTTCTCTATCACTACATTCATCTGTCAGCTACCTTGGTTTCTTCATTAATGATGCCCATGCAAATGTCATCAAAGAGTTTGCTGTGGCTTTTGCTACTGAGGCTTCGATCTTGGCAG ATTGCCGCGTGAAACCCTGCACAAAGCAGCTGCACCTTACCCTGGCTCATAAGTTTTATCCTCACCATCAAAAGACTTTGGAACAATTGGCCAAATCTATCAGCCCGGGACAGAGCTGCCAGTGGACAGCTGCTCTGTATTCTAGAGATATGCGCTTTGTAAATTACCAG ATCTTGCAAGCACTCTTCCAATACAAGCCTCAGAACATTGATGAGCTAATGCTGAATACTGGAGATTTGATATATGTTGACCGATCACAACAATCCGATGTTAGTGATGGCTGGGTGATTGGTACCTCGCACCGGACTGGCTGCAGAGGATTTCTTCCTGAAAATTACACAGAAAAAGCCAATGAGTCAGATACTTGGGTTAAACACAG AGAATACACTTTCACTCCAGCTTCAGGACTGCTCCCCAAGAATGAAAATGAACCTAGACGTAAACTGAATGGTGAAGTCCATATCCCAGTAATGACAAAGAGTGTAACCCAAACACTTGCTTTCCAG CTTTCTCAGGCTATTGCTCTCAGAAGAGGCCTGTTGGTGATGCGCCATGGGGAGAGAGTGGATCATGTTTTTGGGAAGTCCTGGATTCAGCAATGCTTAACTGCAGATG gaAAATACCACAGAGCAGATCTGAATTTCCCTGCCAGTCTGCCAAAACGAAGAGATGGCATCAAACATTTTGAATATGATCCTCCTTTATcatgctgtggtgttttccagTCTAGACTTGTAG GAGAAGCTCTGCTGAAGAAACAAGAGGCAGTTAGCTGTGTATACTGTTCCCCTGCACTCCGCTGCATACAGACAGCTCAACACGTGCTAGAAG GGCTTAAATtagaacaaaaaattaaaatcaggGTAGAACCTGGACTCTTTGAATGGACCAAATGGGAGGCCAACAAAATAATTCCCTCCTTTATGGCACTGACAGAACTGACAGAGGCTACTTACAATATAGATCCCAGTTACAG ATGTACTTTCCCACTTTCCTCCCTGGTGCCATCGGAAAGTTATGAAGAGTATGTTAGCAGATGCTCTGCAGTTATAAAACAGATTCTCAGTGACTGTACAAGCAACG GTATCATCCTGATAGTGGGTCATGGCTCATCCCTGGATTCCTTCACTCGACCTGTACTAGGGCTCCCAGCCAGAGACAGCAATGATTTTGCCTCATTGGTTAGAAAG ATACCTTCACTGGGCATGTGTTTCTGTGAAGAGCTTAAAGAGGAGAATAGATGGCAGATGATTAACCCACCAGTTAAGACGTTAACCCATGGATCAAATGCAGCATTTAATTGGAGAAATGGCATACTGGACAGTTAG